attatcTGCACATGGACACAAAAAACAGTGTTACATAGAATTCAGCCAGAATACCAGCCAAAATATACAAGCAAAATTCAGTGGAATCAAAGCGGATGACAGAAGAACACACACTAGTTTCTTATGGTAGAAAAAGATCCTACAACAgatgtataaaataaatgaaaccaTAAACGTCATTTAACAGTCATGGATCCAGAAGAATATCTCTAGAAGactatctaatatttaaatattccaGATGAAAAGATCTTATTTAAGCATAAGCAGGCATGCTAAGCAAGCTCCAAATCCTTGACCTTAATCCCTTGCTTTGAGATAGCCTTCACATAGAAGTTCTGTATTTCTCCCTCGGAAAAGAAATTTCCCAACTcacaactttaaaaataaacaactgTTTTGACAAAAGTCACTTATCAAGTTCAATGACTAAAAGGCTGGAAgctaaaatttctcattttcaatatGTTAAAGAACATTTGCTTCTCAACATGTAGAAACATGTCACTCTCTATCCCTTCCCAAGGTTTTCCAAGTCTTATCATCATGTTCCATTGACCACCTTAGCAGCTGCCTATCCACTAAAGTTGGGTGTCTCATTACTAGAAATACCAATGTGAGCTCCAATTATAGACACCACTGAGGTACCACGTTGTAATCACCATGAGTCTATTAGGCTCTAGCATTACTAGAGTGGAAGACAAAAAAATCAGTAGATAGCTTAATTCACAGTAAATATTGAGCCTCTGATATAAGCTCTTAAATGCATGCACATCATTGAATCACTCAAAGTAATTGAAAAAGTATTCAGGTTCAGCTGTTCATTCTCACCTCCAACACATTGTAGATCATATAGAGTTTGATTGTTCCTTGACCACGAATCATGTGATATATTAGACTGATATCTGGGaagacaaaaactaaaattagagAATAAAACCACATATGAAAACAGTATTACTTGTTAAACTCTCTCAGTCCATTAGTGGTAGAGCACTAATTAAGCCTCAAAATCTTAACAAGCACCAATGATATGGATATTTTTAATGATCGTCTATTACAAACATACAGGCAGTGATATGTCCTGCCATACCTGTTTGGCCCAGGAGAATGACTCCACATGCTAGAACAAGAAAGCAGCCAAAATCACACAGCTCTGCTGCAGAAAGCCTCTTGAACTGCCTGCCACAAACATGGTTAGGTTATTTTGCAATCATTGCAAGACACAATAACTGCAGGATGTGCCAAAAAAGAAGAATATGATGATTTCATATATGGCCTGAAAGAAACAAATGTTGGTAAAACAAAAGAAGCATAAggagaaataatatttttttgtgcaCGAACTCTAAAAATGATGCCAGACATTATGCCAGCCTTATTGAAACTTCCAAAAGAAAGCATGAGTCGTAATTCTAATAGAATCCTTCTACTACTTCAACGAAAAACTTAAAAGAGAAAAGGCAGAATTGTTTCGACATAAATTCGCCACAAGCATGGGGATGCAAATCATATGAACCAAAGTATGTATAAATCTGAGTGTGtgagtgtgtgtgtgtgtgtgtgtgtgtatacaatatatataatagctAACCTTGCAGTCAGGAACCTCCAAAGCTTAATCAGAATCCTTGTTGGCATGATAGTTAACAAGGACAGAAATGCATCAAAGCAGACAAAGAATCCAACATCTATAAGCTGAAATAAGATTGCCGCACTTGAgaatgtttcaaaaaaaaaacaatgttacaacaaaataaatcaatttgattaagCAATCCACAAGAAATAGAACAATAATTCagcattttaacaaaaatagagTAGACATAGTTACCAGAtgaggcaaaaagaaaaatccaagaAACAATGAATATAGTAAGTGCACGCAAACTTGTTACTGATAATGTGATGAGGTACAGGTAGAGATTACCAACAAATCCatctattctttttctttttgactcTCCTATTTTATCCACATCAAAGAAGGGAAAGCTAATATTACCACTTCACATCTCCATGGCAAGCGGAAGATAGTATCATACACTCGCTCTCGTTCTTTCTCACTACCAAGTGTTGTGGTCCTCCGCAATGAATTTCCACTATACATTTCATCCAAAAAGTACTTTGCCGGTGATTTGTGCACTGCATAAAGATCTGAAatgcataaaatcaaaataagaatATGTCTTAAACTTACATTTACATGAAACATAACTGAAATAAACAAGAGAATGCAGATATAATATAATGCTCAGTTTCGCTAAATATACGCTCAATCAGCCCCAATTTAAGGTCAGAATTCTTTTATATCTTAACTCTATAGAAAATTCTGCCAACTAGTTAGACTATATGTGAAAAATCCTAACTTCCTGGATCCAACATAACTTTTACATGATTCTGTCGGTGTAGGCTCCGAAACTATAGAAGGGGgttaaaactttaatatatatatatatacacatatgcaCTAGgcaataaacataaatatagcAGTGCAGCATGCAAAAACCTCAGCCATATGAGTCATGCATATGTAGCTTTCCCTTTctagttatgtaaattatgacGCACAGTTTTGCTACAAGTTTGTTGTTAAATATGCCAACAGAACTATGCCTCACTCACAAGAACTACTCGAGGTCAAGCCTTGCAAATTTCTGGATTTGACTCAACTAGGGTTTATGAAGAGGCTTGGTGGACATCAGACCTTGTGTTCTAAAAACTCTAGAACGGAAAGAACCACTTTAGTGAATTATActtattacattaaaaattaatacattatattcaataaaaatctCCTTATCAGAGTTCCAAGCCATCAATTATGATCATGTCAACAACTAGTAATACTAACATATGAGTGACACTCTACCATCAACCATGATCGCTGATATAGCCAATTCATTGTAATAATAGTCTTCTTGAATTCTTAATTGCCTCTCTTGAATAGATTAGAAAACACTGATTAAAGTCAACATTTGAGCATTCTATTTATATTCGTCCATATCTCTTCTACCATGTTCCATGCACCAAAACACATTTCCATAAAATGTTCAATAGAAAGATGTTTATAAAAGAACGGAGATGCATAAACGCTCACAATTAGGATCCTCAGACATAAGCCGCTTCCAATCCAAAGACTCAGCTGTGTCCAACTTATTCGCCACGTTCCCATTAACCACGGGCTGAGGCTGTGCCGGGGGTAACGGCTCCTTCGAACCATTCATCTCCGCACGATCCTCTTCCGCCCTGGACGCCACCGCTGCCATCTCCTCTCCTCCGCCAATGACATTCCGCTGCCTCAATTCCCCAAAACCACAAACATTTTGACACACGCTTTCCTCCACAACCACAACGCTCGCGCTGCCAACGCAACTGATCCTGTTAACGTTCCCGTTATCTCTGATCCCATAATTCTCGGAAGTCGACTCCACTAAGGTACCACTGCTATCGTTCCCACACTGTTCCGCCACCGGATCTTCCGAAATTACCGGGGAATCAGCTATAGCCTCCTTCCTCTTCttctgtttcttcttcttccgaCTATTGCGGGACGGCTTAGCGACGCCGCTTTGGAGTCCGATTGGATCTGAAGTCGACCGATACAACAAAGATCGGTCATCTTCTTCTAAAGATCTAGTTTTGCCTAAAATCTCGAAAGAGAGCTTTCTATTACCTGACGATCTCAACGCCATGGTGGCTATGCAATCATCtgagagaaatctagaaaaggaacaaacaaaaaatatataaataacaaaaatttgaaaaaaatgaagatttttgtttaattaattattttgtttgtttggatttggtttatttttacgTTGAATGGAGGAAGTGGGAACTCTCAAGTTTTTTTTTGGCTTCCCATTTGGTTTCACCTTTCAAGGTAATGTGTTTGATGATGTTCCACCTCACGAGCCATTGGCGCCAGTGACGACCTTGGTCAAATCACCTTCTTACACGTAATATCTTTCTTTCCTTAATAGAATATCACCTTTACCTTAATTACTGTTTACCACctcaactttcaaattttagtttaattagtcCTTCGTAT
The nucleotide sequence above comes from Gossypium raimondii isolate GPD5lz chromosome 13, ASM2569854v1, whole genome shotgun sequence. Encoded proteins:
- the LOC105783284 gene encoding protein POLLEN DEFECTIVE IN GUIDANCE 1, which produces MAREVEHHQTHYLERFLSDDCIATMALRSSGNRKLSFEILGKTRSLEEDDRSLLYRSTSDPIGLQSGVAKPSRNSRKKKKQKKRKEAIADSPVISEDPVAEQCGNDSSGTLVESTSENYGIRDNGNVNRISCVGSASVVVVEESVCQNVCGFGELRQRNVIGGGEEMAAVASRAEEDRAEMNGSKEPLPPAQPQPVVNGNVANKLDTAESLDWKRLMSEDPNYLYAVHKSPAKYFLDEMYSGNSLRRTTTLGSEKERERVYDTIFRLPWRCEVLIDVGFFVCFDAFLSLLTIMPTRILIKLWRFLTARQFKRLSAAELCDFGCFLVLACGVILLGQTDISLIYHMIRGQGTIKLYMIYNVLEIIDKLCQSFGGDVFETLFNSAEGLATCSQENMKFWIRRFVSDQALAMAFSILHSFILLAQAIALSTCIVAHNNALFALLVSNNFAEIKSNVFKRFSKDNIHNLAYADSVERFHISAFLLFVLAQNILEAQGPWFESFLFNAFVVFFCEMLIDIIKHSFLAKFNGIKPIEYSEFLEGLCKQTLNMQTEDSKKNLTFVPLAPACVVIRVLTPVYAAHLPYSPLPWRLFWIIFLISVTYVMLTSLKVMIGMGLQKHATWYVNRCRKRKHHLHFD